A stretch of the Pirellulales bacterium genome encodes the following:
- the gltX gene encoding glutamate--tRNA ligase — translation MARTVRTRFAPSPTGYLHIGGVRTALFNWLFARRHGGQFLLRIDDTDQERNVAEALAPILHGFRWLGIDWDEGPEVGGPFAPYYQSQRRERYQEAINKLLDGNFAYCDYATTEEIQIERAAAEAAKQPFIYSRRWMADTVDTQRRFEAEGRKGVVRLNMPHQGQLVIHDLIRGDVQFDWVREQDHVIQRADGTFLYNLATVVDDHDFQISHVIRAEEHLSNTPRQVFIAQSLGYPLPEYAHVPFVAEPGSKNKLSKRKLGQYLKNQDFARLYKHGVDIAARLALAAPSLSGGGQGEGAALTAETFNPVIVDFYEQVGYLPDAIINYLILLGWSFDDKTEFFTRQQMIDSFSLERVNKAPASFDPKKLWAFEDHYMQELPLKQKVAKMLPYLQRAGLVAEPTPCDVGPQLTKIVSAAGDRIKVFGDILDYADFFLPDDQLPCDEAAFDKRIRNTPGAAEILTAVKELLATVEPFEPPQLEQALKVFIEQRQIKMADLVHPLRIALTGKSVGFGLFDTLAILGRERCTARIARAVTRK, via the coding sequence ATGGCTCGCACGGTTCGCACACGGTTTGCCCCCAGTCCCACCGGGTATTTGCACATTGGCGGAGTGCGCACGGCGTTGTTCAACTGGCTGTTTGCGCGGCGGCACGGCGGGCAGTTTTTGCTGCGGATTGACGATACCGATCAGGAGCGCAATGTTGCCGAAGCCCTGGCTCCCATTTTGCACGGCTTTCGTTGGTTGGGAATCGATTGGGATGAAGGGCCGGAAGTGGGCGGGCCGTTTGCGCCGTACTATCAATCGCAGCGGCGGGAGCGCTATCAGGAAGCGATCAACAAACTGCTGGACGGCAATTTCGCCTACTGCGATTACGCCACGACCGAGGAAATTCAGATCGAGCGCGCCGCCGCCGAAGCCGCTAAGCAGCCGTTCATTTACAGCCGCCGCTGGATGGCCGACACCGTCGACACCCAGCGCCGCTTCGAGGCCGAAGGCCGCAAAGGCGTCGTCCGGCTGAACATGCCGCACCAGGGACAATTGGTGATCCACGATTTAATTCGGGGCGACGTGCAATTCGATTGGGTCCGCGAGCAAGATCACGTCATTCAGCGCGCCGACGGCACATTTCTGTACAACCTGGCCACGGTTGTTGACGATCACGATTTCCAAATCTCGCACGTCATTCGGGCCGAGGAACATCTTTCCAACACGCCGCGGCAAGTGTTCATTGCCCAATCGCTGGGTTACCCCTTGCCCGAGTATGCCCACGTGCCGTTTGTGGCTGAGCCGGGCAGCAAAAACAAACTGAGCAAGCGCAAGCTGGGTCAATACCTGAAGAACCAAGATTTCGCCCGGCTGTACAAGCACGGCGTCGATATCGCCGCTAGATTAGCGCTTGCCGCACCCTCTCTCTCCGGGGGAGGGCAGGGTGAGGGTGCCGCCCTTACCGCCGAAACGTTCAATCCCGTCATCGTCGATTTTTACGAGCAGGTCGGTTATCTGCCCGACGCGATTATCAATTACCTGATACTGCTCGGCTGGTCGTTCGACGACAAAACCGAATTCTTCACGCGGCAGCAAATGATCGACAGCTTTTCCCTGGAGCGCGTGAACAAAGCGCCGGCCAGCTTCGACCCCAAAAAGCTGTGGGCGTTTGAAGATCACTACATGCAAGAACTGCCCCTCAAGCAAAAAGTGGCCAAGATGTTGCCGTATTTGCAACGCGCCGGGTTAGTGGCTGAGCCCACGCCATGTGATGTCGGCCCACAGCTCACGAAAATCGTGTCCGCAGCCGGCGACCGGATTAAAGTGTTCGGCGATATTCTCGACTATGCCGATTTTTTTCTGCCCGACGATCAATTGCCGTGCGACGAAGCCGCATTCGACAAACGCATCCGCAATACCCCCGGCGCGGCCGAAATTTTGACCGCGGTGAAAGAATTGCTGGCCACGGTCGAACCATTCGAGCCGCCGCAACTGGAGCAAGCGCTGAAGGTGTTTATCGAACAGCGGCAAATTAAAATGGCCGATCTCGTCCATCCGCTGCGTATTGCACTCACCGGCAAATCCGTCGGCTTCGGCCTGTTCGACACGCTAGCCATCCTTGGCAGAGAGCGCTGTACCGCCCGCATCGCTCGGGCAGTGACGCGGAAGTGA
- a CDS encoding sigma-70 family RNA polymerase sigma factor, whose product MADRLDSFYWKVLVVRCQIGDATAFEELVAACQSRLRGFLFKLVAGQEAVDDVAQEVWLDVFRDLPKLVNPDAFLPWFYRIARNRAYRRFRRRAPAVQSLDAQDLNVAEEQNSVEEFTAEDAQAVHAALDQLGPEHREVLLLRFIEDMSYDDIAAVVGCQVGTVKSRLHHAKRGLRAILEKTHDVR is encoded by the coding sequence ATGGCTGACCGACTAGATTCCTTCTATTGGAAAGTCTTGGTCGTGCGCTGCCAAATTGGCGACGCCACCGCCTTCGAGGAATTGGTGGCCGCCTGCCAATCGCGACTGCGCGGCTTTCTGTTCAAGCTGGTGGCCGGCCAGGAAGCCGTGGACGATGTGGCGCAGGAGGTGTGGCTGGATGTGTTTCGCGATCTGCCCAAGCTGGTCAACCCCGACGCGTTTTTGCCGTGGTTTTATCGGATTGCCCGCAACCGCGCCTATCGGCGTTTCCGCCGTCGCGCTCCGGCGGTCCAATCGCTCGACGCACAGGATTTAAACGTTGCCGAAGAACAAAATTCCGTCGAGGAATTCACCGCCGAAGACGCGCAGGCCGTGCATGCAGCCCTCGACCAACTTGGCCCGGAACATCGTGAAGTGCTGCTGCTGCGGTTCATTGAAGATATGAGTTACGACGATATTGCCGCCGTGGTCGGTTGCCAAGTGGGAACCGTGAAATCGCGGTTGCATCACGCCAAGCGTGGCTTACGCGCTATTTTGGAGAAAACCCATGACGTTCGGTGA